gattccttcattataagccttggatacaacagacatagttcagatccttgtgtttattacaagagatttggtgatgaagattttgttattttgctgttgtatgttgacgacatgttggtagcaggccccaacaaagatcgtctcacaaatttaaaggcacagttggctaggaagtttgaaatgaaggacttgggaagagcaaacaagattctagggatgcaaattcaccgagacagagataataggaagatttggctttctcaaaagaactacttgaagaaaatcttgagacgcttcaagatgcaagactgtaagtcaatttctaccccactttctattaatttcaagttatcctcaagtatgtgtcctagcaatgaagcagagaggatggagatgtctcgagtaccgtatgcatcagcagtgggaagtttatgTTTgctatggtatgtacaagacctgatattgcacaagcagtgggagtggttagtcgatacatggctaatcctggtaaagagcattggaatactgttaagaggatcctgagatacatcaagggtacctcagatgttacaatgtgttatggaggatcagattttactgttaaaggttatgttgattcagattatgcaggtgatcttgataaaagtaagttcaccacaggttatgtgtttactcttgctggaggagctgtaagctgggtttcaaaactgcaatctatcgtggctacatctacgacggaagcagaatatgtagcagctacacaagctagcaaagaagcaatatggatgcagatgttactggaggagctcgggcacaaacaagagaagattgctctgttttgtgacagtcagagcgctttgcatcttgcaaagaatccggcatttcattcaaggaaaaagcacatacgagttcagtatcactttgttcgtgagaaggtggaagaaggcagtgtggatattcagaaaattcacactaatgacaacctggcagatatgtttacgaagccgatcaacagtaacaagttcatatggtgtcgatcttctattggcctagcagaaacataacattgcagtaattgggtagaaatgatggtgtgaagacttaattgattctcaattaaatcttcaagtgggagaatgcaagatagtcaaaacgcgttttgaacgcgtagtcaacaaaacgcgttttgaacgcgtagtcaaaaaaaggaacaaaacgcgttttgaacgcgtagtcaaaaagggaacaaaacgcgttttgaacgcgtagtcaaaaagagaGGTTCAATACGCgaattttacgcgtttctagtttcttataaatagaagacttcttgccctcatttatcccatcccagaaagagagagtaagaatacaaagagagttatacaccaagataaatattgtagtcttgagtgtcctctttagtagttgttccttttacaagagagaagtgttaattgttgttttctccttgtatttgagagctgtatactccatatttttatagtgagatccttctaccccgtggtttttcccttctatcagttagaggggttttccacgtaaaattctcgtgtctaatttattttcattattttcatcatatcaaactttagttgtggtgcttcctcaccCCAACACATAGGAGGTTTAAACAATGTTTCAACTGCTCTATTTTGTAATCATCTCTCACAGAAAATTTGCCATTTATTTCATTACTTCATTTAGGTAATACACCAGATACACGATGCTCTGAAAACATTCATTGGACAAAGGAACAAATTCTCTGTCTTGCTCAAGCTTGTTGAAATCTATCAATCACGTCACAGTACTAATATGAGACCCTTCTAATAAGTTTCGGTTTAACATTCTACGTGACAAGTTTAAGATAATAAGATTTAAACGAATAcatatttctttaatttaaaatcacaaaattcaaaagtttttCTTCATTTATTAAAATTCGTGTTCAGTCAAATAAAGACACTTAAATTGAGACGACGGAGGGAGTTGTAATTTAGTTGCACTGTGGACTTTGAAACACAATGCTGGTTTGTCATGTGCTGTAAGGGAGTAGAAGTCGATTCAGAAGAAACATTAGTTGTTGATTAGGTGATTGTCCCATTGGAACTAGGCCCCTGTTTGTCCCCATTCTAAAGAAAGCATAATTCAGAAGCATAGGCAACTAAAAATATGGACCACTCAACCACTGCCCATCCATTTCCAGTACTTCtccatttatttccttttttctaatttatttaaaacatcaCCTATAGGTCATAAATTTGGGTGATAGAATCAATCATCGATATTTGTATTTGGATAGACTATCTATATTacaattcttcaaagtgtggCCTTCTCCACATTCTTCGTGAACATGCATGAGACACTTTGTGTACCGAGCTATCATTTATTCAATATCGAAAGTTATTAATCTCACTAATTTATATTCATATCGAGTATGATCAATGAGGGGATAAAATGCTTCTTACCTAAAGGTTCTCTATTTTCATGTCAGTTAAGAGTAGATTATACCAATCATTTCACCACATCTTTAGGaatagattattattattttttgtttatttttcacCTCCTCTCTTCTCCTTTCATTTCCCTTTTCCTTTTATAAAGAAACATCACATATAGGTCATGAGTTCGAGCCGTAAAATCAATTATTAATACTTGCGTTAAGATATACCCTACATAAGTATATAACGCACCCCCTTGTGTGCGGCCCTTCTCCGAACTCTATGTGAACGCGAGATATTTTATAGACCGAACTACCTTTATATATTCGGTATGTATCTAATGCCTATTAGTCCCAATAATTCGAAATCATGTTGGCTATACTCACCGAGCGGTTAAGATGCTTTTTACTGAAAGGTTCTCTATTTTCGGGTTGGTTAAGAGTTGGTTATCCCAATCATCACACCACATCTTTATGAATAGTGTCCTCCCCTCCCCTCTAATTTCACCTCCTCTTTACTTGTCCTCACACTGTTTCAAAACTAGTGTAGTGCCTTTGCCTACTTCTTACTTCATAGTGGTGCTTCATATGGTCGTTCTTGAGTTGATATTTCCGCTGATCACTTTATTAACAATTATTATctcaaaaatcactttttttatTGAATAAGTATTAGTTGAGTAACCACTTTAGAAATCAACCAGATCGTACTTGTAAGATCTTCCATTCTTGACTAATATATTTGTTGTTTATATCCCTATAAATCAAAGGGTTGTCTTAACCATAAAAGTTGGATCACTCAACAAATTGTTGTCTtacattttttctttctttctttcttaatctGTATTCAAACATAAGATGAGGGAAGGAATAAAAAAGAGTAGAAATTCAATCTTTTATTACATATCAGTCAAATAGTGGATGGCTGGATGCAACTTTGGCTATACATATGAACAAATGACAAGATGCCTTATAAATGTGTAAGATGTAAGAATTTCTCTTAAAGGGTATTTGTGGGGTTGGAGAAGGGGGGGTGGGTGTTTGCCTTCTAACACAGTTGCTAACTTCAAAAAATTTGGACTCCCATTTGAAAGATGTGAATTTTGTGTACAGGATAGCAGCCATTGGAATGAATTCTCTGCTTCTCAAAGAACAATCCCAGATAAATACTAGTTTTGCACTTCAAACTTTGTAGAATCAAACTAGTTAAATCCAACACTGAAAAGGCTCTGCAAATCAGGCTCAAAAGTTGGTTGTTGCTGTTGTACTAGCTGCAATATAACAGTAACAGATCCACTTAAGATAACAAGAAAATGACTTTctgaaataataattattagttgaGTGACCATTTGAGAAATCAACTCATAtggatgaagaaattaccgtaAGAGGTGAAGAACCAAGATAAGCATCTGGAAATGACATTAAATCTCTTCTTTGGGGTAATATTTGTGCAACATCACAAGTACTTCCAGCTTGCTGGTGTTGGATTATGTTATATTCCGAAAGTGTTGGCATTGCTACTGTTGGTGGAAAAGTGTAAGAGGGGAAGTCTTTGGTGAAAAAATTATCCGTGTTCAAATCAAGCCTAGGATTCAGAGTAGCAAGTTTCATAGAAAGGAATTCGACTTGTTTTTGAAGCGATTGAACGTAATTTATGATTTCATCAAGCATTCCAGCTTTGCCAGTCACTTTGTTGCAACCTGGGACTAAATCTTGTAAATATTTCATCTTTTTACTGATTTTCTCCCTTCTAGCCTGCATAAAGGCCAATATTGCTATTACAAATCACAGTAACGTCTCTCTCTAACAGTGTAAGCTTTTAATGAGACTCTAAAATTGATATAATTTTATGCAATCTGTTCACACGACTTAACAAATGCACTTACTCTTTCTGCTAAGCTGTGGCTATCAGTGGCTTGGCCACGACGTGCCCTGACATGAATGTAATCAGGTTTTTGAACCTCAGACGTCTTAGAATTCTCCTTGGAATCGTTCCCCGTTGTCCCCCTTTGGCTTTTTTCACAATCCTCTTCCTCAGAAAACTGCAAAAAcagaataaaacataaatattCGGATTAATCGAGTGAATTATACTACTCAACAATACAATTGAGGCATAATTGATTGATGAATAATATGTACAATTACAAACCTCTGCTTTTCTCTTCTTGTTAGAAACAACATTTTCCCTTGGAGCTATCATAGTACTtaaatcattttctttctcagGAGGCGGAGACACAGTTGTAATCGATGAATTCGAGACTGTAGAGAAAGAGGGACGAGCCGTTTCTTGACAATTATTATTGGTAACAAAATTAAACCCCGTAAATCCCTTATGTTCTCTCCCACCAAACATATCAAAGTTGTTAAAATTCCCCTCAACGCAGCCGGTTATCAAGTGAGCAAGTTCTTGGTGAGGCAAAGAAGAAAGTTGTTGTTTAGAGTGGTTTATAAGACGTTCCAATACTGCTCTCTGCCTTTCCAGAACGCTCATTTGTAACATGTTTGCACAATTGATGTACTGAAACTCGCAAAAATAGTGATAGGACTAGGACTAACTAAATGTTGTGGTAAGAGTTGTTTGGTTGGTTTGTGAAACTGAAAAAAGATAGAGAGGAAGgatttatagagagagaaaaggATTAGTACTAGTGGATATAAAGAGAAGGGGGCCTAAAGGGGAGGAAATGGGAAAATATCAAATCAAGAATGTGGAGATAAGAAGAAACAGTGGTGGGGTTCTCTACAGTAATACTCTTTACAAAGGAATCAAAAGCCATTGCAACAGATATTACGGCGTTTATGCCCAAAGGACCATATATAATAGGAGTGTTGAACATGTTTAACAACTTAAAAGTAGGCATTTTAATATCTCTAACTGTACTAATCAACTCTACCAGTCGTCCAGTCGTTTTCATTAGTCCCAGTCTTTTAACTCTTGAGGGATGTTTGGTAGGCAAGATTTATGAGGATAAATTTGAATACTGCTAAAGCCCTCGAAAATCAACAAAACATTCCTTATCTACTAACTTTCTACTCTAATAGGCGATTTCCATATGACTCTCACATCTAAGGTTGGGCCTCAATAATCTGGAGTGaagccatgtcctgtctaattaTCTCTCACCAATACTTTTTTGGCCCACCTCTACCTCTCCTCGTACCCACTATATCCAATCTCTCGCTCCTTCTCATTGAAGAATCTATACATCTCCTTTTCacatattcaaatcatctcaaTCTTGCTTCCTTTATTTTGTCCATCACAAAGACTACTCCCACTTGCCCCGAATATCCTCATTCCTAATCTAATTTCTCcaggtgtgcccacacatccatctcaacatcctcatcttcGCAACttatatctttaaaacatgagagttcttgactGTCCAACACTTCGCCCCTACAACAATGTCGGTCTTACCACAACTCTGTAGAACTTATCTTTAAGTTTAAGTGATACATTTTTATCACACAAAATTTCGGAAGCAAAGCTCCACTTCATCCACGCACCAATACGATATGGGACATCATTGTTAATGTCCCCACTTTCCTAGATTATTGaccccaagatacttgaaacaaTCTCTCTTGGGAATAGCCTGTGTGTCAAGTCTCACTTCCACGTCCGCCTCATGCATGTATCACTGAATTTTGTACTCCAAATATTTCGTTTTGGTCCAGCTCAACCTGAACCCTTTAGACTCAAGAATTTGTCTCCATACCTCCAATCTAGCATTAACTCCATTGCGTGTCTTATCAATCAATACTATGTAATCCGCAAGTatcatacaccatggcacctcattATGAAtacactgtgtcaattcatcctTCACCATGGAAAATAGAAACGGGCTAAGAACTGATCTTTGGTACAACTCAATCTCAATTGAGAAGTGCTCTGAGCCTCCTCCCATCGTTATAATTATTTCGAATTTtggctccatcatacatgttttTTATTACACTAATGTAAGCCATCGGTATGGCTTTAGCCTCTAGACATCTTTAAAAGACTTCCCTCGAAACTTTATCGTAAGTattttcaaggtcaatgaatACTATATGTAAGTCCTTTCTTTTCATGTATTTCTCCATCAGTTTCCTCACCAAATGTATGACTTCTGTAGTTGATCGCCCCGAcatgaattcaaattaattttcataaatGGCCACACccctcctcaccctcatctccactaTCCTCTACCAATCTTTCATAGTTTGGTTGATAGTATAAAAACATAATGCAAACTTAATTCTTGGATATCCTATCTTATCTCATTCAATTTGGGATTATTTTGTCCAGTGACACAGTTTTTTTAGTAAGAAGGTTcgaaacataaaaataaatacacaaagaggtcaaaaaaattcaatatctAATATATAcgtaaaaaataacttttacaaTGTATAAACGGTGTAATTTTTATGTCGAATAGGGTTTGAATGAACCCCTCAGCCCTGGTTAGCTCCGCCGCTTGTTTTGTTCCATATGGATAAGTTAGTCTAGTCTAGAAACTTTGTTCCATCTGGATAAGTTAGTCTAGTCTAGAAATTATATAATTCGAAGACTATAATTCCAGAATAATGTAGTTTGCATATCAAACGTCCGCTGAAAAAGTCTTGCAACGCTTCCTAACAAAGATGATTCCATACCCATGGGGACTCAACCCGAGATCTTTGATTAAGGATGAAAAAGTACTTACCATTCCACCACAATGCTTGTTGGTAAATACAGTGTTAGTGTGTTACTATTAGACATTTGTGGTttaaattttggaatttttttttgtgttctgAAGCATCTATTAGGTAGTTAAGTTAACTATATAAAATAGTTCATCctatttaattatatacatcaaCCTTAATAGGAACAAACTTGAGATTTTACGGCTAATATTATGGCTTTGTATTTAATAAAAGAAAGTGAATATTTTAAGTGGTTCATGTATCTACGTAATAAACGCTTAAGCATGTGTGGaaagttttttcaaaatttgaactgTTAGTGTTTAATAACAACATTTTATCATGTGTTCAATTAGAACAAGCcataatttaaatgtctaaataaaatttactcaTAAATTTAAGGAATTGTGAATGTATTAAGTCTTAAAGATTTTTAAGTAGATATGTTCTACATCTCTTTACCGTTCTAATCAAGTATGTCAATCATTTTCATAATCTTCCTTCggtctttaatttttgaaaGTCTATCGAGGCTTTCAGACGATTTAATTGTCGACAACTTGTAATTGTTTGAATTAAGCggtttgatatgataaaataaagctgTTCGGATAGtaaacattttttatttttaatttaagattgTTAGTTTatcacaaaaaattaaaaaatgggAGCTTTTAggaatagattttttttttaaaaaaaggtctGATTGGACTTTCTTGCCTCTGTTCTCTCTAGTAATCTATCATATTCTTATAATTatgttgtttttctttttcgtTCACTCAATAAAAATTCCGTTTTCTTACACAAATTTGTACTTCagtatttatagatgtgaaTGTATCTATATATTTTAGATGAGAACATATCTCAACATTTTCTTTTAACAGAAATAGGTTTAAAATATTCCTAACGGAAAAGgttatatttttttcctcctatcTATTGGATTGCAATTGTCCTTAACGTTGAATATGAGATTAAAAAATGCCCATTTTTTCATCTATTAGACCGTAATAATTTCCTAACATGCTTAACATATCTGAAtagtttcttttataaaaatacagttgcaaaaattgaaaatttaatgcaAGACAAATGAAATGATGAAGGTTAGGGGGGGTATTTCAGCAGCATAATTCAGAAATGAAACAACTTTTGTCTCTGTATAGAAAAGGAGACAGAAACACTAGACATTATTGGTGGTGGAGGTCGTCAGCATCacaaaataaacataaattGAAAGGACTCTAAAATATCACATGATATGTTGTGTATGTATAAGAGAGGAAAttcattgatatatatatataaagcaaaaaaaattggtattaaattattaaaagatcCTACCATAAATCTATCCAAAACAGTACCATTGAGGTTTGACTGACGAGAAAATTGAATTCAATGTGATAAATAagttttcaattaaaaaaaggtGATAATTTTGACTGATCAAAGTTAAATCTTCTACTAATTAGGGATTAAGTTAAGTAGGAggtaaaatgtatttttaaaacttttgatactttaataaaatataaaaggaaCTCACCCCTTCCccatttcaaatttattttatctttcttCCTCTTAGAAATTCTCTGCGTCTATTCTTCTTCGGAAGAAAACTGagaaaatttctcaaattcttcttcatctcttcttcttctccatttttttcttcttcttcgtcaTCGTCCTCTTCTTTGTTCTCGTCATCTTGCTTCTCTCATTGTTAGGGTTTTAAACTCTTCAAAGGTAaagttctttttctttctctcatAGTTAGGGTTTTAATTTTTCTTGTGAAAATGATGATTTAGATTAAAGGAGATGAAAAAGTATATAGATTtcacaaattttattattgcaTGCcctattaaatatgtttttgagttatttttattgtggtgtgtttttaaatatattgttgttctttaatttttatcgTTGTACTCTTTGTGAGGAAATATGTTGTTCTTGAAGTTGTTTTACTCTTTGAGAGAAAAAATATGTTCTTGTAATTGATGGTGGATTGATGTTGGTGGTTGATTCCTTAGATCTTGCTATGGATAAATGAAAAGGTTGCTAAAGTACTTACAGCAACTATTGAAATACTTACAACAACTGCTTAATTTTCTATAAGAGTTTAGTGAATCAGTTGGTGAAATTTCTATAGCAACTCTTCTGTAGAAGCTTTAGCAATTGTTTCACTCAACTGTAGTAAattaaagatgaagaagaacatGAATTTCTTGAGTTGTTCATTTAGTGACGTGTTCTTAATATGTTGTTCTTGGTGGTTGTTGTACTCTTTgtgaccaaaaaaaaatattctctttTAGTTGGTGTTGATGTTTGGTTGATATTCTAGTATTGagcttgaaaatatgcatatgTTGTAACAACCTTAGAACTTGTTGTGAATATATGAAGCAGttgttgaagttgttatagtagGTCTGCCTAATTGCTAAATTTGTTGCAACAACTGCtgaaatatgtataacaactgcTTAAGTCTATGACACAACTGTTAAAGTATTTTACAGCAATTTCAGAATTTTCTGTAACAATTGCTTAATCAACttcaacaattaatttatttttctctttgtttaaaatgattgattaaattaatagattatttctattttatctcAAGTGTGTAGATTAAATGACtctaactaaaagaaaaaaattatagagATGATATTTCTACTAGAAGCTCAAAAAGAACGCAAAGTAGCATACAAAAAAGGGTTGAAGAacaacaaaataaagtcatttaTGAAACACAATTGACTAATC
The sequence above is a segment of the Solanum dulcamara chromosome 11, daSolDulc1.2, whole genome shotgun sequence genome. Coding sequences within it:
- the LOC129873182 gene encoding transcription factor HBI1, which codes for MLQMSVLERQRAVLERLINHSKQQLSSLPHQELAHLITGCVEGNFNNFDMFGGREHKGFTGFNFVTNNNCQETARPSFSTVSNSSITTVSPPPEKENDLSTMIAPRENVVSNKKRKAEFSEEEDCEKSQRGTTGNDSKENSKTSEVQKPDYIHVRARRGQATDSHSLAERARREKISKKMKYLQDLVPGCNKVTGKAGMLDEIINYVQSLQKQVEFLSMKLATLNPRLDLNTDNFFTKDFPSYTFPPTVAMPTLSEYNIIQHQQAGSTCDVAQILPQRRDLMSFPDAYLGSSPLTLVQQQQPTFEPDLQSLFSVGFN